The nucleotide sequence ATGCTTTGTTAGTTACCGTTACCGCACCGAGTAGATTGCTGGTAAGGCTATCGATTAACGAGTCTCCGGTTAGGTCTGTAGGTTGGTTCTTGGTTCTCATTGTTGCATTGTAAATTACTACTTGAAGATTCCCGTGACTAGAAATATCCGTAATGGCCTTAGCCACACTATCGGAATTAGATAGATCTGCTTGTAACGAAAATGCTGAAATGTGATTTTGTTTTAAAGCGGCCACTAATTCATCTAGTGGGGCTAGATTTTTCCCTAGTAACGCTATCTGGAAGCCATGGTCACCAAATTGATTGGCAAGAGCCTCTCCCAATCCCGCATGTCCGGGACCTACTATTAGTGCAATCTTTGTAGCCATATTTAATCCTCCCCTAAACAAAAACAACTTCATTTTTATGCAGACATGTTAACACAAAATTAAAAAATGGGTTACTTAAAGCCCTTACATAAAAACATCGCTCGTAAATTATGCAATTAAGTTATTTTCTGGTAGTATTATGTAGTTGGTTAAAAAATATCAATCAATACTTTATAAGCGGGTTTAATCCCAGAGAGGTTTTAAATGGATACAAATAGTCACCCTGGAGGTAATCCTTCAGGAATTGGTTTTATGTCGTTAACTGCAATGGTAGTTACATCATCAATTGGTGCAGGGGTATTCGCCCTGACTACTGATTTGGCTAAAGCTGCTTCACCGGGACCTGCGCTAATTGCGTGGTTGATCGTCGGTGTTGGAATTATGGCCTTGGCATTGAGTATGATGAATCTGGTTGCTAAGCGCCCCGACATTGAAGGGGTGTTTGCGTATGCCGAGGAAGGCTTCGGCGAGTACGCTGGTTTTATTAGTGGCTGGGGGTACTGGTTGTCATCATGGATGGGAAACGTTGCGTTTGCCACGGTTATGATGAGTGCAATTGGGTACTTCATTCCGGTATTTAAATCGGGATCGAACGTGCCGTCCATCTTAGTTGCCAGTTGTGTTTCGTGGATTTTGACTTACATCGTTAATCGTGGGGTTGAAAGTGCTGCGTTGCTAAATGCGGTAATCACGATTTGCAAATTGATCCCATTATTTACCTTTATTGTATTTGCAATTATTATGTTTAAGGGGCACATCTTTACTGCATCATTCTGGAATAATTTGAGTGGTAACTTTAACGGTGGATCCGGAATTGGTACTCAAATCAAGAACTGTTTGATGGTTTTGATGTGGGTGTTTGTCGGAATCGAAGGGGCGACAATGATGTCGTCTCGGGCTAAGAAGAAGAGTGACGTTGGTAAGGCAACTGTCCTAGGGCTTTGTTGCTTGCTAGTCATTTATATTCTGGCATCAATTCTGCCCTATGGCTACATGACGCGTGCGGAGTTAACTAACATCAACCAACCTGCCATGGTTTACATTTTTAAGGATATGGTAGGAACTTGGGGTGGTGCAATGATTAGTGCTGGCCTGTTTGTTTCGACCTTGGGTTCATGGCTTTCCTGGACAATGTTACCAGCTGAAACGGTTATGTTGATGGCTGAACGCGACTTGTTGCCAAAGGCATTTGGAAAGACTAACAAGCATGGTGCCCCAACATTCTCACTAATCATTAGTGGCTTGTTGATTCAGGTATTCCTATGTACGTTGATTTTTACCGATCAAGCTTATAACTTTGCTTATTCGTTATGTACCGCAGCCATTGTTATTAGTTACATCTTCGTTGCTGCCTACCAAGTTAAGTATTCGATTCAAAACATCCACGACAAGGGAAATTGGTTGCAATTGATCATCGGCCTAGTTGCCTTGATTTTTGAAACGGTTGCGATTTATCTTGCGGGGCTTGAGTACTTACTACTCTGTTGTATTGCCTACATTCCGGGCTTCTTCTTGTTCATGAAGGGAAGGAACAACAAGCACAACCGAAATTGGTTATCTAAGCGTGAATTAATTACCACACTGGTAATTCTAGCTGCCGCAATCGGTGGATTTATCTTAATCTTTACTGGAAATGTTTCATTTTAAAATATGGTCATCTCTTCAGAATTCTGGAGGGATGGCCTTTTTGTTTAAGCTAACATTAAGTTAATAATGACATACTTATCTTCGAAAGAGAGGTAAGTCTATGAAGACGAAAACTATTAATAAATTTTTGATTACAGCTATTATTGCTTTAGGAGTTATTTTCATGGTTGAAATTAAGCATGTAAGTGCTAGTTCAACAACAGATAAAACATCTGCAACAGCATTAAACAAATTGAAGATCAATAATAAGAAGTGGAAATACAATTCAAAGACCAACGTGTACTACCAAACAGGAATTAGTTATGGTACTAAAACGGTCAGCAAGAAGTACGAAAGTATGGGTATTTATGTTCCCGGTAAGTACGTTACTGCGAAGAAAAATGCCTCTGAAAAAACCTACACAGTGAAGTTTAATACCAAAAAGAAGGTTAAGGGATATACTTCCAAAACTGCCCCAATTGTGATGCCGGTCAATACTCCTGGCTATGCAGCTCAAAAAGCTCCAACAGGATATAAGTCTGAAGCAACTACCTTTACAAAAGCTGGATTTATTTATGTTCTTGCAGGAGCTAGAGGTAGAGGTAACACCTATACTAAGAGCGGTAAGTTAGCGTATAGTAGTGGCTCTCCTTGGGGCGTTACTGATTTGAAAGCGGCCGTTCGTGACCTACGATTAAACAAGAGTCGTTTACCAGGTAATACTGGTCGTATTTTTACATTCGGTCACAGTGGCGGTGGTGCCCAAAGCTCTTTAATGGGATCAACGGGCGATAGTTCTTTATATACTCCGTACTTGAAGAAGATTGGTGCTGCAATTACCACCAAGAGTGGTAAGAAGATTAGCGATGCAATTGATGGTGCAATGGCATGGTGTCCAATTACCAGTTTAGATGAAGCAGATGAAGCTTATGAGTGGAATATGGGGCAGTTCTCAAGTACAGGTACCAGAAAGAGTGGAACTTGGACTAAGGAATTATCCAATGACATGGCAAAGCAATACGCCAGCTATCTAAATAAATTAGGTTTAAAGACTACAAAGGGAACAACGCTTAAACTTAACGATAGCGGTAGTGGAATCTATATGTCAGGTTCTTATTATAGCTACCTAAAAGCGGAAGTTACTCAATCGTTAAATAACTTCTTGAAGGATACAAAATTCCCTTACAAGCAAACCACAATGTCGGGACCTAGTGGTGCGGCGGCTCAAAAGGGTGGTAAACCAGGTAAAAAGCCGTCAGGAAAAAAGAGTGGTAAAATGCCAGCCGCAATGGGTAACCAAAAGTCCAAGACATACAAGACAGTTAAGTCTTATATTAAGTCTTTAAATAAGAATGGAACTTGGGTTAAGTACAACGCAAAAACGAATACTGCAACCATTACTAGTTTGTCAGCGTTTGTTAAGCATCTAAAGACTGCATCAAAGGATGTTACTGCATTTGATGGTTTGACTAGAAATCAAACTGAAAACCAGGTGTTTGCTAATAAAAAAAGTAAGGGTACTCATTTTGACACTAATTTGGATAAATTACTGGTAACCAATGCTGATAAGTACTCCAAGTACAGTGGCTATAAGGATTACACCAGTCAATTTGCTGCAGATTTTAAGTTAAAGGATAGCGTTGGTAACACAAATGAAACTCGTTCAAATATGTATAATCCAATGTACTACTTATCAAGCTACTACTCAGATTACAAGAAGTCTAAAGTAGCAAAGCACTGGAGAATTAGAACAGGCATTAATCAAGGTGACACCGCATTAACTACTGAAACCAATTTGAAGCTGGCCTTGAAAAACTATGCCGGAGTTAAGGATGTCGACTTTGCTACCGTTTGGGGGCAGGGACACACTGAAGCTGAACGTAAGGGAACGGCAAATGGCAACTTTATCAAATGGGTAAATAAGAGCGTTAAGTCAGAATAGTTAATGTATGACACAATAAAACAGATGCCAGAATTATCTAGATGATAGTTCTGGCACCTGTTTTTTATTTTTTAAAATTTTATTCTTCCACCGATTCATTCAACTTTTCTGCTTGATAGAAGTCAGCAAATACATGGTGACTCTTCACACCCCAGTAATAAAAGACTAAGGCAGCAATGATGATTACCAAGAAATCGTATGGATAGTGAATCCAGTTCATTCCGTTAAACTCACGACTTCCACCATAAGATGCTAAGGATAGAAAGGCGAGGTAGGTGATCATCCAAAGTGACGACCAGAAGGCTTTTCTGGTGTTAACAAATCCGGCTTTGTATTCGTAGAAGTAGTAGAGTGGCAACCCGATTACGATTACCAAGATAACTTCAACTGTGGTTGGCCACATTGCCCAGTAAATAGCTAAGGAAGCTAGTACGAATGACAATGGCGCCATGAACCCTAAGTGCTTCAAACGAATTGGCCGTTTGAAATTAGGAGCCATCTTTCTAAATGAAACTGCAGTGACCGGACCTGTCAGATAGGCGATTAACGTTGACGTACAGATAACTGTTGCCAATGTTGCCCATGATCTAAATACAGATACCATCAGCATACTAAGCAGGGCGTTTACCACGAGGGCAACCCGAGGAATCCCATACTTTTGGTTGATTTTTCCAATAAAGCTGGGGATGTGTTGGTTTGACTCCATGGCATAAAGGGCCCGTGCAGTTGAGGCCGCAAAGGAAACGCCGGTACCAAAAGGAGAAACAAACGCATCCATATACAATAGAACAGAGAGCCAGTGAATCCCTAACAAAATTGCTAAATCAGCAAATGGGGAATTAAAGCTAATTCCGTTCCAGCCATAATGGTGAAGGAAACTAGTATCCATTGAAGTGATGAACACACTTTGAAGCACGATGTAGATCGCCCCACTAATTAGCAGGGAAATCATAATTCCGCGCATGATGTTTCGTTTAGAATCCTTGATTTCACTTCCCATGTTAATAACTGTTTGGAAAGCGTTAAAGGAGAAGATGATTCCGGCTGTGGCAGTTGCTGAGAAAATTGGGGCAGAGCCGTAAGGCATAAACTCATGAAGTGAGTGACCATAATTTTCAGGATGAAATCCAGAAACTGTCAGCATGATAATTGTCAGAATTGGAATCCCGATTTTAAATATCGAGATAAAACTGGTGAACTTGGTCAATAAAGTAACTGACCAGTAGTTTAACAGTGTAAAGACGATGATGAATACGAATACCATCAATAGATCAGGGGTCGTGATGGTTCCGTTTTTTAAGAATCCGTGGGTCCATTTAGCAAATGACCATGGCCATGAGCTCATGTACTGAACCGCGGCTACGGCTTCAATTGGGATCAATGTAATTAGTGAGATCCAGTTAGCCCATGAAGCGATGAAACCAAGCATCGGGCCATGAGAGTACTGTGCGTACTTACTCATTCCACCAGCTTCGGGAAACATTGCTCCAAGTTCAATATAATTGTACGCGATCGTCGCAATCACGAGACCACCTACGACCCAAGAAATAATGGCTGCGGGACCGGCTACCTTTGAAGCCTCCCAGGAACCAAATAACCACCCTGAGCCAATCAGTGATCCTAAGGTTAACATTACAAGTTGAAATAAACCGATTTTCGTTGTGTTTGACGAATCCATACATACCTCCTAAAACAAAGTATGTTCCAGTGTAACAAATCTAGAAATGATGTCAAAAAAACACTGACATATCTAGGTTTTCAATGAGCTTTCAATAGTTGTAACCATGCCCATTAGAAGCAATTTCGATTTTTTTGAAAAAATTGTTCAATTAACTTATTCTTCGATAATAATTGCATTGATTCCGTTACCGGCAAGGATTCTGCTGGCGTTGTAAGGACCAAGCCCCTTCCTAAACGTGATATAAACCTTTTTCTTGGTTGGAACCTCATTGATCCGATTACGTAATTCAGATAGCGGGATGTGGATGGTTGGGGTGATTGTCCCAGTCATCTTTTTGTCATCCTCACGAATATCTAAGAAAACTGCGTGGTCATAGTCTTCAACGGGGATGTCAGTGAGTTTGATGCTATTGAACTTATTAGTAAGTTGGTTGATTGCCACGTAACCAGCAATATTCAATATATCTCTAGTTGATGAATATGGTGGTGAGTATGGGATTTCTAGAGCTGGAAGGTCGAATACGGATAGGTTACCCGTAATGGCAACTGAAAGTTGAGAAATCCGTTTATCAATTCCATTTCTCCCAACTGCTTGGCCACCAAGAATCTTTCCAGTGCCATCTTCAAAAATTAGTTTGAAGTTAACCCGGTCGGCGTCAGGATAGAAATATGCATGGTCGTAAGGGGTGATGAATACGGTTTTGTAGTTAGTCACACCCTTTTGAATCAATGCTTGTTCTGTGTAGCCAACAAAGCTGGCAGTTAAATCGAATATTTTTGTGGCCCCTGCACCAATAAATCCATGGTATCTGAATGGCTCCCCGTTCAAAATGTCCGCAAGTAGGTGTCCCTGACGGTTAGCAGCACTGGACAGCAAACTAGCGATTGGTTGGTGGTCAATTAAGCTGGTAGTTTCGATTACATCTCCGATTGCATAAATATCTTCAACGTTAGTTGCTAAGCGATCATCGACTGGAATATGACCATCTGGAGTTGTGCTGATTCCAGCAGCCTTAGCAATTTCTGAGTTTGGTTTGACTCCAGTGCCTAAAAATACCATATCAGTAGTGTGGGCAGTTCCGTCAGCGTAGTTAACTGTGTGACCGCCGTCCGCAATGCTTGCTACAGTCTGGTTTAAGTAGAGATGAATGCCTTTTTGTTCAAGATGTTCCTTAATGATATCTGTGATTTCGCTATCAAATGGGGCGGCAACCTGGCCACTTTGCTCCACAATTGAAACATCGAGTCCGAGTTCCTTGAATGCCTCAGCGAGCTCGATTCCAATTGTTCCGGCACCAACAACGATTACTGATTGAGGGTGGTTTTGGTCAATGAAGTCTTTAATCTTATCTGCTTGGCTGATACTTCTGAGAATAAATGCGTTTGGTGCGTCTTTAATTCCAGGAATATTAGGGAAGGTTGGACTAGCTCCGGTAGCTAAAACGAGGCGGTCATAGCTTTCGGTGTACTGTTCGCCGTCCGCAAGGTTGGTGATTGTCAGCGTTTTGTCAGCTGGATTGATTTGATTGACTTCGTTATGAAGCCGGACATCAATGTTGTTCTTTTGTTTTAAAATCTCCGGTGTCCGTTCAACTAAGTCGTCCCGGTTTTTGATAACTCCACTGAGGTAGTAGGGGATTGCACAACTGGCAACTGAAATTGCCGATCCCTTTTCTAAAATGATAATTTCAGCATTTTCATCGATTCGAGAAAGTCTAGTTGCAAATGATGGACCACCGGCGATGCCGCCAATTACGATATATTTCATGGAAAATCCCCCTTAAATGGATGCGGTTTCGATACCTAAATTTTAACTGTCTGAAGGGGTGAGGGCAATTAAAGCGTACTGACAAAAAAGGCCGCGGACCATTAGTTATTCACTAACGATTCGCGACCAGTAAAATTATATTATTCAGCTGTAAGTGGCTTATTGTCAGGTGTAGTTCTAACAACCATTACATCATTTCTTGAGTTACGGTTAACGAATGATGATACAGAACCTTCCAATACTCGTTGCAAACGGCTCATACCAGTTGCACCGATTACTGTTAAGTCAATATCATGATCTTTTGGAAATTCAAAGGCAATAACCGTCTTTGGGTTACCAAAACGAATATGAATTTCGATATCATCGAATTCTGCTTCCGTTTTGATTCTGTCGACCAGTTTGTTGAGGTAGTCAGTGGTGTCTTCAACTAAGTTGTTGATGACGTCGCCATCTACCATTC is from Lentilactobacillus curieae and encodes:
- a CDS encoding SDR family NAD(P)-dependent oxidoreductase: MATKIALIVGPGHAGLGEALANQFGDHGFQIALLGKNLAPLDELVAALKQNHISAFSLQADLSNSDSVAKAITDISSHGNLQVVIYNATMRTKNQPTDLTGDSLIDSLTSNLLGAVTVTNKALPVVKQTGDGVFLYTGSIVATKPGPSDVEQSIGKVGLKNYVVALNKQLSKSGVFAGMVTINTYIRKGKAGHMDPNEIAKAYVNLAAKKDTANFEYH
- the arcD gene encoding arginine-ornithine antiporter; protein product: MDTNSHPGGNPSGIGFMSLTAMVVTSSIGAGVFALTTDLAKAASPGPALIAWLIVGVGIMALALSMMNLVAKRPDIEGVFAYAEEGFGEYAGFISGWGYWLSSWMGNVAFATVMMSAIGYFIPVFKSGSNVPSILVASCVSWILTYIVNRGVESAALLNAVITICKLIPLFTFIVFAIIMFKGHIFTASFWNNLSGNFNGGSGIGTQIKNCLMVLMWVFVGIEGATMMSSRAKKKSDVGKATVLGLCCLLVIYILASILPYGYMTRAELTNINQPAMVYIFKDMVGTWGGAMISAGLFVSTLGSWLSWTMLPAETVMLMAERDLLPKAFGKTNKHGAPTFSLIISGLLIQVFLCTLIFTDQAYNFAYSLCTAAIVISYIFVAAYQVKYSIQNIHDKGNWLQLIIGLVALIFETVAIYLAGLEYLLLCCIAYIPGFFLFMKGRNNKHNRNWLSKRELITTLVILAAAIGGFILIFTGNVSF
- a CDS encoding subtype A tannase; its protein translation is MKTKTINKFLITAIIALGVIFMVEIKHVSASSTTDKTSATALNKLKINNKKWKYNSKTNVYYQTGISYGTKTVSKKYESMGIYVPGKYVTAKKNASEKTYTVKFNTKKKVKGYTSKTAPIVMPVNTPGYAAQKAPTGYKSEATTFTKAGFIYVLAGARGRGNTYTKSGKLAYSSGSPWGVTDLKAAVRDLRLNKSRLPGNTGRIFTFGHSGGGAQSSLMGSTGDSSLYTPYLKKIGAAITTKSGKKISDAIDGAMAWCPITSLDEADEAYEWNMGQFSSTGTRKSGTWTKELSNDMAKQYASYLNKLGLKTTKGTTLKLNDSGSGIYMSGSYYSYLKAEVTQSLNNFLKDTKFPYKQTTMSGPSGAAAQKGGKPGKKPSGKKSGKMPAAMGNQKSKTYKTVKSYIKSLNKNGTWVKYNAKTNTATITSLSAFVKHLKTASKDVTAFDGLTRNQTENQVFANKKSKGTHFDTNLDKLLVTNADKYSKYSGYKDYTSQFAADFKLKDSVGNTNETRSNMYNPMYYLSSYYSDYKKSKVAKHWRIRTGINQGDTALTTETNLKLALKNYAGVKDVDFATVWGQGHTEAERKGTANGNFIKWVNKSVKSE
- a CDS encoding APC family permease, whose amino-acid sequence is MDSSNTTKIGLFQLVMLTLGSLIGSGWLFGSWEASKVAGPAAIISWVVGGLVIATIAYNYIELGAMFPEAGGMSKYAQYSHGPMLGFIASWANWISLITLIPIEAVAAVQYMSSWPWSFAKWTHGFLKNGTITTPDLLMVFVFIIVFTLLNYWSVTLLTKFTSFISIFKIGIPILTIIMLTVSGFHPENYGHSLHEFMPYGSAPIFSATATAGIIFSFNAFQTVINMGSEIKDSKRNIMRGIMISLLISGAIYIVLQSVFITSMDTSFLHHYGWNGISFNSPFADLAILLGIHWLSVLLYMDAFVSPFGTGVSFAASTARALYAMESNQHIPSFIGKINQKYGIPRVALVVNALLSMLMVSVFRSWATLATVICTSTLIAYLTGPVTAVSFRKMAPNFKRPIRLKHLGFMAPLSFVLASLAIYWAMWPTTVEVILVIVIGLPLYYFYEYKAGFVNTRKAFWSSLWMITYLAFLSLASYGGSREFNGMNWIHYPYDFLVIIIAALVFYYWGVKSHHVFADFYQAEKLNESVEE
- a CDS encoding FAD-dependent oxidoreductase; this encodes MKYIVIGGIAGGPSFATRLSRIDENAEIIILEKGSAISVASCAIPYYLSGVIKNRDDLVERTPEILKQKNNIDVRLHNEVNQINPADKTLTITNLADGEQYTESYDRLVLATGASPTFPNIPGIKDAPNAFILRSISQADKIKDFIDQNHPQSVIVVGAGTIGIELAEAFKELGLDVSIVEQSGQVAAPFDSEITDIIKEHLEQKGIHLYLNQTVASIADGGHTVNYADGTAHTTDMVFLGTGVKPNSEIAKAAGISTTPDGHIPVDDRLATNVEDIYAIGDVIETTSLIDHQPIASLLSSAANRQGHLLADILNGEPFRYHGFIGAGATKIFDLTASFVGYTEQALIQKGVTNYKTVFITPYDHAYFYPDADRVNFKLIFEDGTGKILGGQAVGRNGIDKRISQLSVAITGNLSVFDLPALEIPYSPPYSSTRDILNIAGYVAINQLTNKFNSIKLTDIPVEDYDHAVFLDIREDDKKMTGTITPTIHIPLSELRNRINEVPTKKKVYITFRKGLGPYNASRILAGNGINAIIIEE
- a CDS encoding universal stress protein, with the protein product METSYKKVLVPVDGSKQSEDALAKGAMIAKVNGAHLDVLHVLSTTQYGYNYGGMVDGDVINNLVEDTTDYLNKLVDRIKTEAEFDDIEIHIRFGNPKTVIAFEFPKDHDIDLTVIGATGMSRLQRVLEGSVSSFVNRNSRNDVMVVRTTPDNKPLTAE